The following are encoded in a window of Bradyrhizobium guangdongense genomic DNA:
- the urtB gene encoding urea ABC transporter permease subunit UrtB, giving the protein MFGDYSIGDLGSIFVMQGFAGLILFSVYVLMALGLAIIFGQMGVINMAHGEFMILGAYVTWMTSNFFQSYLPGLFSGYFFLAMILAFLASGALGMLVEWVLIRHLYKRPLDTLLATWGLSLMLQQAYRSIFGAREVGVELPQWMLGSLHVTDSIEVPINGVFVMGLTVLITIGVAYIMFRSRWGRQVRAVVQNRIMAGAVGINTAKVDRYTFALGCGIAGVAGSAFTMIGSTGPTSGQLYIVDTFLVVVFGGAASLLGTIASAFSISQTQSTLEFFMSGSMAKVLTLLAVVGILMLRPQGLFALKVRK; this is encoded by the coding sequence TGTTCTCCGTCTACGTGCTGATGGCGCTGGGGCTCGCGATCATCTTCGGCCAGATGGGCGTCATCAACATGGCCCATGGCGAGTTCATGATCCTCGGCGCCTACGTCACCTGGATGACGTCGAACTTCTTCCAGTCCTATCTGCCTGGTCTGTTCAGCGGCTATTTCTTCCTCGCGATGATATTGGCCTTCCTGGCGTCCGGCGCGCTCGGAATGCTGGTCGAATGGGTGCTGATCCGGCACCTCTATAAGCGCCCGCTCGACACGCTGCTGGCGACCTGGGGCCTCAGCCTGATGCTGCAGCAGGCCTATCGCTCGATCTTCGGCGCGCGCGAAGTCGGCGTCGAGCTGCCGCAATGGATGCTGGGCTCGCTCCACGTCACCGACTCGATCGAGGTGCCGATCAACGGCGTCTTCGTGATGGGCCTGACGGTGCTGATCACGATCGGCGTCGCCTACATCATGTTCCGCTCGCGCTGGGGCCGCCAGGTCCGCGCCGTCGTGCAGAACCGCATCATGGCAGGCGCCGTCGGCATCAACACCGCGAAGGTCGACCGATACACCTTCGCCCTCGGCTGCGGCATCGCCGGCGTCGCCGGCTCGGCCTTCACCATGATCGGCTCGACCGGGCCGACCTCGGGCCAGCTCTACATCGTCGATACGTTCCTGGTCGTCGTGTTCGGCGGCGCCGCAAGCCTGCTCGGCACTATCGCCTCCGCCTTCTCGATCTCGCAGACCCAGTCGACCCTCGAGTTCTTCATGTCGGGTTCGATGGCGAAGGTGCTGACGCTGCTTGCGGTGGTGGGAATTCTGATGCTGCGGCCGCAGGGCCTGTTCGCCCTCAAGGTCCGTAAATAA
- the urtC gene encoding urea ABC transporter permease subunit UrtC: protein MNDSRFATRSELIGILVLAVFLVVILPLCLDVFRLNLVAKYLTYAFVALGLVICWGYGGILSLGQGVFFGLGGYCMAMFLKLEASSVENTKIQSTPGIPDFMDWNQITALPFFWKPFHSLTFTIAAVILVPGIFALIIGAAMFKRRVGGTYFAIITQAVAAILTILIVGQQGYTGGINGMTDLRTLKGWDIRPDHAKVVLYFFEVGLLFGCIFIAQFVRHSKLGRILVAMRDQEDRVRFSGYSVANFKIFAFCIAAIFAAIGGAMFALNVGFMSPSFVGIVPSIEMVIYTAVGGRLSILGAVYGTILVNFAKTSLSESFPELWLFGLGGLFIAVVLAFPNGLAGIWGDYVQPRVSKLIGTRKAKPGWTDNSVADGAPAE from the coding sequence ATGAACGATAGTCGTTTCGCCACGCGTTCGGAGTTGATCGGCATCCTGGTGCTCGCGGTCTTTCTGGTCGTGATCCTGCCGCTCTGCCTCGACGTCTTTCGCCTCAACCTGGTCGCCAAATATCTGACCTATGCCTTCGTCGCGCTGGGGCTGGTGATCTGCTGGGGTTACGGCGGCATCCTGAGCCTGGGGCAGGGCGTATTCTTCGGCCTCGGCGGCTACTGCATGGCGATGTTCCTCAAGCTCGAGGCCTCCAGCGTCGAAAACACCAAGATCCAGTCGACGCCGGGCATCCCCGACTTCATGGACTGGAACCAGATCACGGCGCTGCCGTTCTTCTGGAAGCCGTTCCACAGCCTGACCTTCACCATCGCCGCCGTCATCCTGGTGCCCGGCATCTTCGCCCTGATCATCGGTGCTGCGATGTTCAAGCGTCGGGTCGGCGGCACCTACTTCGCGATCATCACGCAGGCGGTTGCGGCGATACTGACAATCCTGATCGTCGGTCAGCAGGGCTACACCGGCGGCATCAACGGCATGACCGACCTGCGCACGCTGAAGGGGTGGGATATCCGTCCCGACCACGCCAAGGTCGTGCTCTACTTCTTCGAGGTCGGCCTGCTGTTCGGCTGCATCTTCATCGCGCAGTTCGTCCGCCATTCGAAGCTCGGCCGCATCCTGGTGGCGATGCGCGACCAGGAGGACCGGGTCCGCTTCTCCGGCTACAGCGTCGCCAACTTCAAGATCTTCGCCTTCTGCATCGCCGCGATCTTCGCCGCAATCGGCGGCGCCATGTTCGCGCTCAACGTCGGCTTCATGTCGCCGTCCTTCGTCGGCATCGTGCCCTCGATCGAGATGGTGATCTACACCGCGGTCGGCGGCCGGCTCTCGATCCTGGGTGCGGTCTACGGAACGATCCTCGTCAACTTCGCCAAGACCAGCCTCTCTGAGTCGTTTCCCGAACTCTGGCTGTTCGGCCTCGGCGGCCTGTTCATCGCCGTGGTGCTGGCATTCCCGAATGGCCTCGCCGGCATCTGGGGCGATTACGTCCAGCCGCGAGTCAGCAAGC